ttaatgatcagggcagatCACATTCCCTAATCACTTTaagtagtcttttcttttatttttaatctttaCGCTAAACTACtgtttatctcttcttcttcttcaagatttctcctctcctctcagaccaccactcacccaccggcAGACTCAAAGACCACCATGGTAAGAATCAAGAtgaaggccaccggcggaccgttcatgtggaagaaattAGGGCTTCCGCGACCCGTCCCTTCCGACAGCGATGACGAGGCGCAAGATGCCCCTCCACCAGCCACCGCCAGCGCCGAAACACCACCGGCCACAAGCACAGGAACAGGACGCACCGATTCACCGGCCGTCCAGATATATCGCCGGCAAAAGAAACGGCCAAGAACGCCGCCATCCACATTAGCCCCGACGGCAGGCCCTGAGGGCAAAAAGTTCCCCGAAACCACCACTCCCACCGGCCACAgccagaaacggccaagaactcAGTCGCCACCGAGGTTCGAGCCAGAACCGGAACCTACCATCGCCAAAGACACTGATGCGCCAACTGATTCCACCAGCGATGTGCCCAACGCTGTGACCAACGCTGTGCCCAGCCATATGCCAAGCAATGTGCCTAGCGATGCGCCTACTGACTTCACCAGCGCTATGCCCAGCGATGCGCCCAGGGACTTACCAAGTGATGTGCCTAGCGATGTGCCCACAGACACACTCAGTGATATGCCCAGcaatttgcccagcgatttgcccaggccAACACACCCAGATCACATCGTCAAAGCACTGACATTCAACAAAATTTCTGAACGCACCAGGCTGCTTAAAATTTCATCCTTACCATATCATCCAGGTAAGTATATCCATCATGCCACCCTTGGAGCACTAAAACTACATTCCCAGGTACGTTCTCTAATTTCTGCTATTGGCTGGGACACTTTCTTCCTCCTACGCATGCCATCCTTCCTGGAACTCACACAGGAGTTTTTCAccacattttattttgataaacctGCCATGCACAACATACACACACCTGGCACCATTGGATTTAGATTGTTGGGGAAGCGATTTCGCTTATCCCTGCAGGAGTTCGCCAtagccatgggctgtgaatgcccaCAGTCAACCTGGGACTTCCCTGCTGAGTTTGATCAAAACTCTGCGTACTTGGAACTCAGTGATAATCCACCTGACTCATACTCACCCACTAGGTCCAAGGACCTATACCTCAGCAACCCCAGTCTGAAATACCTTCACAGATACCTGGCCTACACATTctctgggaggaaggatgcctccaacatcctgaccagaactgAGTTGTATTTcctttggtgcatgcacaggggcAGGAAAATACATCTTGGAtattgggttgccacccaactaTCCAGCATTATACAATATAATAGGCCCTTGATTTTTGGTCCtttgatcactgccattgcagtgaatctcAAGCTATTGCACCCCGCATATACTGACCTCTCCCCcacccccaaaacaacccccttggACTTACGCACAttggatgatatggggttgctttgtaaggtgggggatgttttttctattgcacctgcaggtccagtaacgccacgccatgagcgtgtttTCAGAAGGAAGAAAGTCACCATAAGCACCAGCACACAGCAGCCAGCCTCCACCACAGAACCAGTAAATGAGGCAACCCAGGCAATAGGCCAAGGACCAGCAAATGAGCCACCACCAGCAGCCCCTCAgcaggatgctcctcagccacacgaagacgaagcccccaaccagacagtcGAGGCTCGTCTCAGTAGGATTGAGGACCAAATGCAgaggatggagcacttgttgaacctgctggtggaccactttctgccccagcaccgtcACTGATAGCGATCTGCCCAGTAATTTGCCCAGTACTTGctcaagtcactggtcaaatcacccccaggccaggaaatatctttccctttcctttttcattcttttatatatatacttacacattgaggacaatatgtgggataggtgtgggggtactggagagtcTTTATTCCATTCTTTTGATCTGTCAAtccttttgatttctttttgttgtgcacacaccagaatttttttcacactcctagcacacacacacagaattttgtagctaGTTGCTTTACTCAACATAAataacaaggttgaaagagtgcccttatctcatgaccccattgattggcCACCCCTCTAAGCCTTAGTTGAATTACTCACAGTatgctaccttcacttaggaagtTCTTTACTTGAATTGAACCCTTAAACTTgttgtggtcaagggaaattaaaatacaaatacatgcaaacacaaagtgagtgtaactccctatgagctgatttgcccaaattatcatgaaaaaccagcacaaagcacaaatcacaaacttgttccaatggtctaagactatgaactgagcctaatagccacttggagaagtaactgactgagtaaccgggggtgtatcacccatgtacacaatcgcgtaaaaaggtcagtaattttttcaagcaaataagtttcgatggtctagactatgaacagagctagtagccacttgaacaagtgactaactgagtaaccgggggtgtatcacccatgtacacaatcgcgtaaaaaggttagtgactttttcaggcaagaataagaataagtgctgctgaaaataaaaatataaaaaggagaaagagagaaggtggcaggtcactcctaggggttgcattaaaactaacataaaggaataagcatgattgattcaaaaacctttctcttgaccatggtaggtgaaaggaaacaaggaaaggagaggatgaccttagtgcatgtactctatactgtgataattcagattaggagtctagggggagctgattaagtggtacttaggctctaaggaaaaggggcttgattggctaagttatttgttgcttgaggacaagcaaaaagctaggtgtgggggtatttgatcaagcacaatttagccacatttttattatctcttttattgcttatttacacattttctagcttaatttatggtttttatgttgtttttacagaaaaggaagaatctggaaaatgggagaaaaagtgcagaaaatttgcaaaaggatgatttgcccagtgatttgcccaaaaatctgctccaatcactgcccagatcaagctaaaacagatacccagaggcaacagacagcagtgacatgggcaagcgatttgaccaagacaatcgagaatcactgaccaaatcactcgcagaggcatagaggactgactcacagagaagcgatttgcccagtgatttgcccaagaaactggtcaaatcgccgggcaaatcactttgatagcagaaaattacagcagagcgggaaaatggacagcaaacagaaatccgaattttcagaagtccaaatccaatccaatcactaccaacacttatccaagagccacgaaagaacttctcatccaaggaaatccaattgcaatcaaattcaacatcaaaagaggagtccaacatcaaatcaaaaagggatttcaaaaccctagacaattcttcagctataaaagggtagtctcaaaaccagcaaaggcatcatCGAGATAGCAATTCAGCATACTCTCCCCTTCGCCAGAAGCTCTGCAACTGttcccttttctcttcttttaatctttttgtgtattttagtcaccatgagtggctaaattcattattttctagttgaagttgagaatattcagatttgtgatgaattgggaggtttaatactccattgttgaactcttgtttgtttcaatatttatgcaaactgatcttttccataattattactttgcttttagaatcaataagggcccattgcttttaaattgcttaagtaatattgtttgaatgatttaggtccgtaattgcttaggttgttcaaatacacatttaatcaagttgcataatctaaacttgaccacgcggttggcaaggatagaattgggtttttctaagtcttaatgcaatcaacagttgttcgatgctacaatgccccaaggacgttccttggcaacttgttgattagtgtttgattagcgaacgtttcctaatcaaactagaactaaggaagaatttggattgtgagaagcgtcttccacaaccaaaactgatttattgaaatcaaataggagtctttaataatcaatgatcaattctgaacaaactgaattagactcacacttcagctagaatctctttctcattgaaattctcatctatttaaattattgctttcttttgctatttaattttaatcatcaaatcaaacccccatcttttaattatttgttatttactcatcttggttattattaggaagatctttagtgtcaattccctgtggttcgaccctattgccactatctacaagtttattgttgattgtttaataggtttatttttgacggcttcgacaaccgcctatcagcacgaagaccctgagttagtgaagattgccaggactgttcagtctggcaacagtgcagagttcagatttgaagtgaggggattcttcggcacggtaagaggttatgtgtaccagatgatagcagtttgaaggcagacattatgagggaagctcataatgcgaggtatagcgttcaccctggagccaccaagatgtatcaagatctgagaagggtgtattggtggccagcaatgaagagagaagtggcacagttcgtgtcagcctgcgagacatgtcaaagggtgaagctagagcaccagaagccggctggaatgcttaacccactgccgattccagaatggaaatgggagaacatagctatggattttgtagtggggttaccggcgacgtctaacagactagactccatatgggtgattgtggatagactcactaaatctgctcacttcattccagtcaggagtaactactctgtggacaagttggcgcaggtgtatgtagacgaaatagtaaggttgcatggagttccagtgttgatagtatcagatcgaggacctcagttcacctccagattttggcggagtctgcagcaggaaatgggcacaaggttggatttcagcattgctttccatccacagacagacgggcagtcagagaggaccatccagaccattgaagatatgctgagaatgtgtgtgttagactttggcggttcttggaggcagcatctacctctggtggagttttcctacaacaacagccatcatgctagcctagggatggccccttatgaagctttgtatgggaggaagtgccgaacacctgtttgctgggaagaggtaggagagaaaactcttgcagggccagagttagttcagataaccagcaagttagtgcctatcatcagagagaggatcagaacagctgtaagcagacagaaaagctatgcagacatccgtaggaagcagatagagttccaggagggggatatggtattgctcaaggtgtctccgatgaagggagtggttcggtttggaaagaagggtaaactggccccacggtacattggtccctttgagatcttgcagaagatcaggcatgtgtcgtataagctagatttaccggcttctatggaacgaattcacccggtattccatgtttctatgttgaggaagtttg
This region of Manihot esculenta cultivar AM560-2 chromosome 10, M.esculenta_v8, whole genome shotgun sequence genomic DNA includes:
- the LOC122724844 gene encoding cell surface glycoprotein 1-like, producing MVRIKMKATGGPFMWKKLGLPRPVPSDSDDEAQDAPPPATASAETPPATSTGTGRTDSPAVQIYRRQKKRPRTPPSTLAPTAGPEGKKFPETTTPTGHSQKRPRTQSPPRFEPEPEPTIAKDTDAPTDSTSDVPNAVTNAVPSHMPSNVPSDAPTDFTSAMPSDAPRDLPSDVPSDVPTDTLSDMPSNLPSDLPRPTHPDHIVKALTFNKISERTRLLKISSLPYHPGVRHSHGL